A genomic segment from Bradyrhizobium sp. ISRA430 encodes:
- a CDS encoding YbjN domain-containing protein: protein MSLLEGTIDSRNHPLAVVEDIAASNNWPFERSGEDELTIVSKGQWTDYQLSFTWMGDIEALHLACAFDMKIPLARRPEVQRLVAAVNEQLWIGHFDLWTNTGMIMHRQALVLPAGLTASTAQCETMLAGAIHACERYFPAFQFVVWAGKTTTEAMDAAMFDTVGEA, encoded by the coding sequence ATGTCCCTGCTCGAAGGCACTATCGATTCCCGAAACCATCCGCTCGCGGTGGTCGAGGACATCGCCGCCAGCAACAACTGGCCGTTCGAACGTTCCGGCGAGGACGAGCTCACCATCGTCTCCAAGGGACAGTGGACCGACTATCAGCTCTCCTTCACGTGGATGGGCGACATCGAGGCGCTGCATCTGGCCTGCGCGTTCGACATGAAGATTCCGCTCGCGCGCCGACCGGAGGTGCAGCGGCTCGTCGCTGCCGTCAACGAGCAATTGTGGATCGGGCATTTCGATCTTTGGACCAACACCGGCATGATCATGCATCGTCAGGCCCTGGTGCTGCCCGCCGGCCTGACCGCCTCGACCGCGCAATGCGAGACCATGCTCGCCGGCGCCATCCATGCCTGCGAGCGCTATTTTCCCGCGTTCCAGTTCGTAGTGTGGGCAGGCAAGACCACGACTGAAGCGATGGACGCGGCGATGTTCGATACGGTGGGAGAGGCGTAA
- the hisS gene encoding histidine--tRNA ligase, whose product MAEKPKKPQKLKARLPRGLEDRDPAAIKATRQMVEKIRAVYELYGFEPVETPAMEFTDALGKFLPDQDRPNEGVFSFQDDDEQWISLRYDLTAPLARYVAENFDTLPKPYRSYRAGYVFRNEKPGPGRFRQFMQFDADTVGSATPAADAEICMMAADTMEALGVKRGQYVVKVNNRKVLDGVRDALSIADDGQWLTVMRAIDKLDRLGLDGVRQLLGTGRKDESGDFTKGAGLNEDDITLVVSAIEQNKDAPIDPRLGASAIGQQGRDELEEIRRLVTAAGYGEDRIKIDPSVVRGLEYYTGPVYEVELLLDTKDEKGRPVRFGSVGGGGRYDGLVSRFRGEPVPATGFSIGVSRLQAALTLLGKLDTRPEFGPVVVTVFDRDRVADYQKMVATLRGTGIRAELYLGNPKNMGNQLKYADRRNAPCVIIQGSDEKARGEVQIKDLIEGAKAAAAIASNQEWRESRPAQFSCSEAELVAKVREVLARHDVSWG is encoded by the coding sequence ATGGCCGAGAAACCCAAAAAACCCCAGAAACTGAAGGCGCGCCTGCCGCGCGGGCTCGAGGATCGCGATCCCGCCGCGATCAAGGCGACGCGCCAGATGGTCGAGAAGATCCGCGCCGTCTACGAGCTCTACGGGTTCGAGCCAGTGGAGACGCCGGCGATGGAATTCACCGATGCGCTCGGCAAGTTCCTGCCCGACCAGGACCGCCCGAACGAGGGCGTGTTCTCGTTCCAGGACGATGACGAGCAGTGGATTTCGCTCCGCTACGACCTGACCGCGCCGCTGGCCCGCTACGTCGCCGAGAATTTCGACACGTTGCCAAAGCCCTATCGCAGCTACCGCGCCGGCTACGTCTTCCGCAACGAAAAGCCCGGCCCCGGCCGCTTCCGCCAGTTCATGCAGTTCGATGCCGACACGGTGGGCTCCGCGACGCCGGCGGCCGATGCCGAGATCTGCATGATGGCCGCCGATACGATGGAGGCGCTGGGCGTCAAGCGTGGCCAGTATGTGGTCAAGGTGAACAACCGCAAGGTGCTCGATGGTGTGCGCGATGCGCTCAGCATCGCCGATGACGGTCAGTGGCTCACCGTCATGCGCGCGATCGACAAGCTCGACCGGCTCGGCCTTGACGGCGTCCGGCAGTTGCTCGGCACGGGTCGCAAGGATGAGTCCGGCGACTTCACCAAAGGGGCAGGGCTGAACGAGGATGACATCACGCTGGTCGTTTCCGCCATCGAACAGAACAAAGATGCTCCGATCGATCCGCGCCTCGGTGCAAGCGCGATCGGACAGCAGGGGCGCGACGAGCTAGAAGAGATCCGCAGGCTCGTGACCGCCGCGGGGTATGGCGAGGACCGCATCAAGATCGATCCGTCGGTCGTGCGCGGCCTCGAATACTACACCGGCCCCGTCTATGAGGTCGAACTCCTGCTCGACACCAAGGACGAGAAGGGCCGCCCAGTGCGATTCGGCTCGGTCGGCGGCGGCGGCCGTTATGACGGCCTGGTCTCGCGCTTCCGCGGCGAGCCGGTGCCGGCGACCGGCTTCTCCATCGGAGTGTCGCGGCTGCAGGCCGCGCTGACGCTGCTCGGCAAGCTCGACACGCGGCCCGAGTTCGGGCCCGTCGTCGTTACAGTATTCGATCGCGACCGCGTCGCAGACTATCAGAAGATGGTCGCGACCTTGCGAGGCACCGGCATCCGCGCCGAGCTCTATCTCGGCAATCCCAAGAACATGGGCAACCAGCTCAAATATGCCGACCGCCGCAATGCGCCTTGCGTGATCATCCAGGGGTCTGATGAGAAGGCCCGCGGCGAGGTGCAGATCAAGGATCTGATCGAAGGCGCGAAGGCGGCCGCTGCGATTGCCTCCAACCAGGAATGGCGCGAGAGCCGCCCGGCGCAGTTCTCATGCAGCGAAGCCGAGCTCGTCGCGAAGGTGCGCGAGGTGCTGGCGCGCCATGACGTGAGCTGGGGCTAG
- a CDS encoding 6,7-dimethyl-8-ribityllumazine synthase has translation MNQMLQDPQVEASQAQTSEQAQTQPPPVPQDLPPVLEHPRFARPQRVAFVQACWHREVVEEARIAFLKEAEARHLNHVDVFEVPGSFEIPLHAQILAKTRRYTAIVAAGLVVDGGIYRHEFVADTVIKALMDVQLRTEVPVFSAVLTPQQFHETEVHYDFFRKHFAIKGTEVAQACANTLLGLERLRGQVAAGIVG, from the coding sequence ATGAATCAGATGTTGCAAGACCCGCAAGTCGAAGCTTCGCAAGCCCAAACTTCCGAACAAGCCCAAACGCAACCGCCGCCGGTTCCACAGGATCTGCCGCCGGTGCTCGAGCATCCACGCTTCGCCAGGCCGCAACGCGTGGCCTTCGTGCAGGCCTGCTGGCATCGCGAGGTGGTCGAGGAGGCCCGCATCGCCTTCCTGAAGGAGGCGGAGGCACGCCACCTCAATCATGTCGACGTGTTCGAGGTGCCCGGTTCGTTCGAGATTCCGCTGCATGCACAGATACTCGCCAAGACGCGGCGCTATACCGCGATCGTGGCAGCCGGCCTCGTCGTCGACGGCGGCATCTACCGTCACGAGTTCGTGGCCGACACCGTGATCAAGGCGCTGATGGACGTGCAGCTCCGCACCGAGGTGCCTGTGTTCTCGGCCGTGCTGACGCCGCAGCAATTCCATGAGACCGAGGTGCATTACGACTTCTTCCGCAAGCACTTCGCCATCAAGGGCACCGAAGTCGCGCAAGCCTGCGCCAACACGCTGCTCGGTCTCGAGCGCCTGCGCGGCCAGGTCGCGGCGGGAATCGTGGGGTAA
- the proC gene encoding pyrroline-5-carboxylate reductase, with protein sequence MANDSTLQNVTGTILLAGAGKMGGAMLSGWLAGGLDPRRIAVIDPHLSPEISALAAKGVALNPDVTAAGTVETLVVAVKPQSFREAGARLKPFVSDKTSVVSIMAGTTIASLQEVCGGAVVRAMPNTPAAIGRGITVAVAASNVSTQQRAVADALLRATGSVEWVDDETLMDAVTAVSGSGPAYVFLLAEELARAGVEAGLPEALATKLARETAAGAGELLHRSELATSTLRQNVTSPGGTTAAALEVLMGEPGLRDLMIRAIAAATKRSKELAK encoded by the coding sequence ATGGCGAACGACAGCACTCTTCAAAACGTCACCGGCACCATCCTCCTCGCCGGCGCCGGCAAGATGGGCGGCGCGATGCTGAGCGGGTGGCTGGCGGGCGGGCTCGACCCGCGCCGCATTGCGGTGATCGATCCGCACCTCTCGCCGGAGATCAGCGCGCTCGCGGCAAAGGGCGTTGCGCTCAACCCCGATGTGACGGCGGCCGGCACGGTCGAGACGCTGGTCGTCGCGGTGAAGCCGCAATCCTTCCGCGAGGCCGGCGCCAGGCTGAAGCCGTTCGTCTCGGACAAGACCTCGGTGGTGTCGATCATGGCGGGCACCACGATCGCCTCGCTTCAGGAGGTCTGCGGCGGCGCGGTGGTGCGCGCGATGCCGAACACTCCGGCCGCGATCGGCCGCGGCATCACCGTTGCGGTCGCGGCGAGCAATGTCAGCACGCAGCAGCGCGCGGTGGCCGATGCATTGCTGCGCGCCACCGGCTCGGTGGAATGGGTTGACGACGAAACCCTGATGGATGCGGTGACCGCCGTCTCCGGCTCGGGCCCGGCTTACGTCTTCCTGCTCGCCGAAGAGCTTGCCCGCGCCGGCGTGGAAGCCGGCCTGCCCGAGGCGCTCGCGACCAAGCTCGCACGCGAAACGGCCGCCGGCGCCGGCGAGCTCTTGCACCGCTCGGAGCTTGCGACAAGCACGCTGCGCCAGAACGTGACCTCGCCCGGCGGCACCACCGCTGCGGCTCTCGAAGTGCTGATGGGCGAGCCCGGCCTGCGCGATCTGATGATCCGCGCAATCGCCGCAGCGACGAAGCGATCGAAGGAGCTGGCGAAGTAG
- a CDS encoding ribose-phosphate pyrophosphokinase, whose amino-acid sequence MSAKNGSIKLVAGNSNPALAQAIAQGLDLPLTKAVVRRFADMEIFVEIQENVRGSDAFILQSTSFPANDHLMELLIITDALRRSSARRITAVIPYFGYARQDRKSGSRTPISAKLVANLITQAGVDRVMTLDLHAGQIQGFFDIPTDNLYAAPLMVRDIKERFDLSKVMVISPDVGGVARARGLAKRINTPLAIVDKRRERPGESEVMNVIGDVSGYTCILVDDIVDSGGTLVNAAGALLAKGAKEVYAYITHGVLSGGAAARIASSQLKELVITDSIQPTEAVLKSANIRTLPIASLISDAITRTAAEESVSSLFD is encoded by the coding sequence ATGTCGGCCAAGAACGGCTCAATCAAGCTTGTCGCCGGCAACTCCAATCCGGCCCTCGCACAAGCCATCGCGCAAGGCCTGGATCTGCCGCTGACCAAAGCGGTGGTGCGGCGCTTTGCCGACATGGAAATCTTCGTCGAGATCCAGGAGAACGTCCGCGGCTCGGACGCCTTCATCCTGCAATCGACCTCGTTTCCGGCGAACGACCATCTAATGGAATTGCTGATCATCACCGATGCGCTGCGCCGCTCCTCGGCGCGCCGTATCACGGCGGTGATCCCCTATTTCGGCTACGCCCGCCAGGACCGTAAATCGGGTTCGCGTACGCCGATCTCCGCCAAGCTCGTTGCCAATCTGATCACGCAGGCCGGCGTCGACCGCGTCATGACGCTCGACCTGCATGCCGGCCAGATCCAGGGCTTCTTCGACATCCCGACCGACAACCTCTACGCCGCACCGCTGATGGTACGCGACATCAAGGAGCGGTTCGACCTCTCCAAGGTGATGGTGATCTCGCCCGACGTCGGCGGCGTCGCGCGTGCGCGCGGTCTTGCCAAGCGCATCAACACCCCGCTCGCGATCGTCGACAAGCGGCGCGAGCGTCCCGGCGAGTCCGAGGTCATGAACGTGATCGGCGACGTCTCCGGATATACCTGCATCCTGGTCGACGACATCGTCGATTCCGGCGGCACGCTGGTGAACGCGGCCGGCGCGCTGCTCGCCAAGGGCGCCAAGGAAGTCTACGCCTACATCACCCACGGCGTGCTCTCCGGCGGCGCGGCGGCACGCATCGCCTCCTCGCAGCTCAAGGAGCTCGTGATCACCGACTCGATCCAGCCGACCGAGGCCGTGCTCAAGTCGGCCAACATCCGCACGCTGCCGATCGCCAGCCTGATCTCGGACGCGATCACGCGCACCGCCGCGGAAGAGTCGGTTTCGAGCCTGTTCGACTAG
- a CDS encoding branched-chain amino acid aminotransferase — MGVSFDKIDGVIWFDGKLVPWTEANVHVLTHGLHYASCVFEGERAYGGRVFRSTAHSERLKASAGILDFEIPYSVAEIDAAKQLVIDGNGLPNAYLRPIAWRGSEMMGVSAPNNTIHLAIAAWTWPSYFDPAERLKGIRIDLAEYRRPDPRTIPALAKASGLYMICTISKHRAERKGYADAMMLDWEGRVAECTGANIFFVRDGKLHTPIADCFLPGITRATAIELAQRRGIEVVERRIMPEELDGFTECFITGSAAEITPVSEIAAWKFTPGAICEQLMRDYAAEVQPKGKQAAA, encoded by the coding sequence ATGGGAGTTTCATTCGACAAGATCGACGGCGTCATCTGGTTCGACGGCAAGCTCGTGCCGTGGACGGAGGCCAATGTCCATGTGCTGACCCACGGCCTGCATTACGCGAGCTGCGTGTTCGAGGGCGAGCGCGCCTATGGCGGCAGGGTGTTCAGGAGCACCGCGCATTCCGAGCGGCTGAAGGCGTCGGCGGGCATCCTCGATTTCGAGATTCCCTATTCGGTCGCCGAGATCGATGCCGCAAAACAGCTCGTGATCGACGGCAACGGCCTGCCAAATGCCTACCTGCGCCCGATCGCCTGGCGCGGCTCGGAGATGATGGGCGTCTCGGCGCCGAACAACACCATTCATCTGGCGATCGCCGCCTGGACCTGGCCGAGCTATTTCGATCCCGCGGAGAGGCTGAAGGGCATCCGCATCGATCTTGCCGAGTACCGCCGGCCCGATCCGCGCACGATCCCCGCGCTTGCCAAGGCGAGCGGTCTCTACATGATCTGCACCATCTCCAAGCATAGGGCCGAACGGAAGGGCTACGCCGATGCGATGATGCTGGACTGGGAGGGCCGGGTCGCCGAATGCACCGGCGCCAACATCTTCTTCGTCCGCGACGGCAAGCTGCACACACCGATCGCCGATTGCTTTCTGCCCGGCATCACGCGCGCGACCGCGATCGAACTGGCGCAGCGCCGCGGCATCGAGGTGGTCGAGCGCCGCATCATGCCGGAGGAGCTCGACGGATTCACCGAGTGCTTCATCACCGGCTCCGCCGCCGAGATAACTCCGGTCTCCGAGATTGCGGCGTGGAAATTCACCCCGGGCGCAATCTGCGAGCAGTTGATGCGGGACTACGCCGCGGAGGTGCAGCCCAAGGGCAAGCAGGCGGCGGCGTAG
- a CDS encoding tautomerase family protein produces MAAVNGRCSAARERKMPEITISMAEGRTDEQKAGMMRDITQALVKNLGVDAEAVVIQINEAPLRHKMKGGKTFVERAAAAKK; encoded by the coding sequence ATGGCGGCCGTCAATGGCCGGTGTTCGGCCGCAAGGGAGAGAAAGATGCCTGAGATCACCATCAGCATGGCCGAAGGCCGCACCGACGAACAGAAGGCCGGCATGATGCGCGACATCACTCAGGCGCTGGTGAAGAATCTCGGCGTCGACGCCGAAGCCGTCGTCATCCAGATCAACGAAGCTCCGCTTCGCCACAAGATGAAGGGCGGCAAGACGTTTGTAGAACGCGCAGCCGCGGCGAAGAAATAG
- a CDS encoding hotdog domain-containing protein: protein MDARDFIKIGMSAERTLVVPAERTVGHFVPGMPMVYATPMMILEMEMTSGDAIRSVLRPGWVTVGTEVDIRHLAAALVGATVRTTAKVVAVERRVIRFEVEAFEGTRKLGEGRHARGLVNVELFNKRLGA, encoded by the coding sequence ATGGACGCACGCGACTTCATCAAAATCGGCATGAGCGCCGAGCGCACGCTGGTGGTCCCGGCGGAGCGCACGGTCGGGCATTTCGTGCCCGGCATGCCGATGGTCTATGCGACGCCGATGATGATCCTGGAGATGGAGATGACCTCGGGCGACGCGATCCGCAGCGTGTTGAGGCCGGGTTGGGTCACGGTCGGCACCGAGGTCGATATCCGCCATCTCGCAGCAGCCCTCGTCGGCGCGACGGTGCGGACCACCGCGAAGGTGGTCGCGGTCGAGCGCCGCGTCATCCGCTTCGAGGTCGAGGCGTTCGAGGGCACGCGCAAGCTCGGCGAGGGCCGCCACGCTCGCGGTCTCGTCAATGTCGAGCTGTTCAACAAGCGATTGGGCGCATAG